Part of the Fundulus heteroclitus isolate FHET01 chromosome 20, MU-UCD_Fhet_4.1, whole genome shotgun sequence genome, AAGGGGCAGAAGATTAGAGTGCCTGATGATAACTCAACAAGAGTGATTCAGAAAAGACACAATAGTTCTAAAGTCTATTATTATTGATTAAAACCCCATTTGGCTACATTTTTCtactaaagacaaaaataaataaatgtagaaacatAAAATGTGGAAGAGAAGTGTGCGAAGGGGTTGCTTATTGTGAGTGATATTTGGCTTCGTGCAAGgtattaaaaatggaaaagttttTAATTGGGTATTTCACTTTATTTCATTCACTCTGCCATGGATGTGAATACCCTCAAATGAAAACAGTGACTTAAAACCTTCAGTCTGTGTTCATGAATAATCAGCCTTGCTTGGATGTGTTCCTGATTGTGGCTGAAAGAACATAAATCAAGTGTCAGATTGGCCTTAAATTCTCATATCTCTGGGAAGGGTTGCTTACCAGCGTTGTCCTCTTCGCTGCTGGACTTCTGGTCTGCACTGTGAACAGAGACGCGGGCCATAGCCGCCAGCTCAGTTATGAAGCTTTCTTCTGCCTCCTAATGGATGCAGACACACAGTGCTCTCAGTAAACATCGGCACAACACGAACGGGGACCTGCCAACAAATGGAGGAATGCAGCAGCGCACCCACCATTAACCGTGTCTTAATCCTCTCCATGGTTTGGTCCAGGGCTACTTTTTTCTTCCTCAGCTCCTCGAACGTCATCTCCTGATCCAGATCGCTTTGCTCtaggagcttttttttatttaatacaacCCTACCGTTTATGAAAACAAGCAGAAATTATTATAATTTAGTAAACATAGTCCAACTAAAATTCCAGCTACTGTACATTTTCCAGTCCCTCCTAAAATACTAAACcccattaattattatttaagaatttagattttttttctgtgttacaATGTAGGTTACAATTATGCTCTATTGCATAGTATCCctataaaaaacaatataattatcTTGATTGCTAAAATCACAGAATAACTCTTTTGCTGTACCTTTGTTGAAACTCAGCAGAGGCGGGTCTCTTGCCCCAGTTAACCAGTTCTCTCTGCAAAGCTCCGTTCAGCTGGCTGCAGCCATCTTGCCTCTTATTAACCTCTGAAAATGTTTACAAAAGCAAAGTTAACTGAAGTGGACAagtttctttagatttttcagTTAACACATCATTTTTATGTATATCATTGCCTGTGCATTCAATACACAACAGACATCAGAACATTTAGGGTAAGAAGCACCGTGgcttacttagcaaataggaaATATAACATTACCCTGGTTTAAGTTCAACTGATCAGGCTGCAGATTGCTGGAAATGTCCCGTAGGTTGGAATAATAGGTTTGAACCAACGCGCTGAGAGAATCTTTTGTCAAATAGACGCTCTCGGCTGCAGCCTCATTTAGGTTTTGCTAAAGTgggaagcaaaaagaaaacaactttaaCGATCTGCATTATGGCAGAAAACGATTAATCCTACTCTCAGGATCTTCAAACAAGCCCCCACTTTTAGGCTCAAGTCATGTCTAGGGGAAGTCTGTGACTGTGTGGGCACAGCCTCCATCCTGCGATGGATCGCGTGGCTGAGGGCGTTGCCTAGCACCAGCTGTGCATGGCTCTGAAGAAGCTCTGTGGCTGTTTCCAGCTCAGACAGGAACTCCTGCTGGAGGTTGTTCCCCAGTAGCTGGCTTTCTGGACCCAGGTGCCTCTCTGCAAGGCTGGCCCTGCTGTTCTGGTTGGAGACAAAAAGGGTAATCAACAGTATGTTAACCTTTGCAAAAGTAGGTGGATCACATGGTTCAGACAGAGatgcataaatatatttttttcttctgattaGTCAACACATCATATATAAGTGCATACAACATGCTGGATGAGAAatttgtttgacatttttttggaaCTCTGACTGTCAGTGACCACCAACTCTACAGcggtgggaaaaaaacacagacacaccgTGGCTCACAGCTTGTAATGCTAATTATGCAAATCACtacaaaagtttaaaatgtcaactaTGTAATCATGCTGTTATTTTGAACCATCTGTGCAATCCTGCTTATAATCAGAGCCGTGTAACGTAGATCGCTCTGCTTCACGCACACAGTGTGACATCACCTCTTGTATTAATATACATAAGCATCAATCCCGACAGAAAAGCTGCTCAAGGCTCCTGTTTAGTAACAATACATTTATGGATGGTTTAAAAATCTCACATATCagtaaattaaattagttttcactctTAAGTAAGCTGCATACAGCTGctatttatataaatttgtcTTGCAATTTAAGCTACAATTTGTCTAGTAATTAAGATATGATGTAATTCTTTTTAGTTGAGTTTATGTAGACAAATCTGTAGTCTTGATCAGTTTTTGAGgaattattgatttattttaccaCAAACATTTGACTGTTTAAGACAGTCCCTTTTTAATACATGCATGAAGTAGaaacagtatttctttttttaaaaagcttttcttttttgctgagAAATCCATATCAGCTGAAATCggatttcagaatcagaatatcAATGGTCAGAAATTGGCCACAAATTATCTGGTCGGTGCATCTCTCATTTCAGAGGCTTGATAACTACAACACAGACTGCATTACATTATCCAACTAAGATGTAATGTAAGCACTGGATCCATGGTTGTGGGGAGTGCACAGCATTGCATTAAATTGATTTGAACattatatgtatgtattatatttttgtcttgCTCTACTTTGtggttagctttttttttcaacagaaatTATTAGTTGTAATGCTACATTTCATACATTAAGTCATAAACACAATATGATCACTTTTCCTACCTTGAGAGTTGAATCAACACAGGGTTGTGTTTTACAGGGATCTTCCACCAGCAGAGCTCTGAAATCAGTCTGAGAGAGCACCTTCAGTTTGGACAGCCTCATCTCCTTCAGCATATGCAGACTGAAGTGCCTGACCACAAAGGACCTCTGCACCAGCATCAAGAGATGCTCGTGTTTCTTCTCTATCAGCTTCCCTGTGTCACTGAGAGAAAAAGCACACTGCATTGTTTTCTGAAACATTTCCTAGAAAACGGATGAGGGAAATTCGATACATGGAGGAAAACTGTTAGAAATCTTCAGCTTGGTTGCACTACTGACACACTCTTTTCGATTTTcacctgctgagggtgtagctCTGTCTGGCCACCATGGCTCGGATGATTTTCATGTGCTGTTCCCCCAGATGTTTGAGACAGGCCTGCCCCAGAGCCATCCGTTCGATCCACACCTACAGAAACAACGGCTCAGTTTGAAACGCTGTCAAGAAACTtcattaaaatacaaacaacaaagtAGCTAAGTGGCTTTTTTCATAAGAACCCAGCTGCCAAACACCCCCAAAGAGGCAACATCAGATCAACAGCATGGCTTCTACCTGCTGATCCTTCTCCAGCTCCGTCCTAATGTCCTCCAGCTGCTGCCTGGTGGTGCTCTCTGCCTGCTGCAGCTGATCAGCCAGCTCCTGCTGCACATCCAGCCAGAGATTCTCACAGTGTTCAGCGGTGAGGTTCATCTGAGCGGGTGCAGAGGCGAGAAAGGTGTCCCTGGCTATCTCAGCCAGCTTACTTGACCAACAGACCCGAAGTTTCTGGAGATGCAAGGTTCCATATCAGCATAGTGcatatttacaaataaacacaTGTGCACATTAGAGTAACATGTAGGTAAACGGGGTTACAGATCTGCCCCAATGTGCTACAAAAACTTGTCAACACCGACTTGCAATAATGTAAAATGGCAAACGATCCCCATTCAGCctgcaaccttttttttaatattgttgtTTGATACATGTAATAAAAGTACCTATCCACTAAACACAACTCTCCATTAAAAATGGAGTTTAAGTTAGTATGAGGCCTTTTCTCCGCTTATTTTCTTACAATACACAACAAACAGGGCAATTTCAGATTGTTTTCTACTGACTTCAAAGTACTTATATTAGTATGATGTACGGTAGAAAAACATTAGAAAGGCACAGATCAGATATTCTCTTTTAAAGCTTTGACTTGCCGATGATGAATTTCTTTTTCATACttttaagtcttaaaaaaaaaaaaacattctgaacATTTCTTTCTAGCCTAGCTGCCAAATGAGCACTATTTAGGAGCAGAGGTGAtgtcacactgtgtgtgtgcatgagagAGCAGTCGCTGTAAAACCGTGTTTGACAAATATTTTCAAACCTAGAGAAAATAAGTACGTAGTTCACATTTTAATCTTTTAGCTTCTTAAATTAGCAATCAGCGGGCTAGCTCTATTAGCATAGCTAACTGCAAGGAGGAAGATATGCAACAGAAAGATAAAACAGTGACTTTTCTGTAATATATAGCATTCCTGGTGTCTGCTAAAGTCGGTCAGTTCACCCTTTTGACAGTTGGACAAAAGAACATCAAGGTACATACAAATAGACATTGGGTGGCAGACGCCTCCTTTTCATACCTGAAAAAcgaaaccaaaactcaaccaaaAACTCCTCAAACTACCTGAATGAACAGCCAACATGCCTCAGCAGGAaatagtttccttttaaattgcTTCCTACACCTTCTCATCCTCTCAGTAATTCTTAAAACAGCTAACTTTAAGTCTTCTTCCATCAACATTAACTTCAACACCGAAGAGCACTGTTATTAGCTGACCTGGTAGCACTGATCAGTTGAattatcaagaaaaaaaaattaggatgaATATCATCCAATTCTGGTCAGCAGCCAATTTCTTATTGATCATATATAAATTCATATAAAAACATCTCTCAGCTCCAAGACTCAGGGAACTGAGAGAGCTTGCATGTTGCTGGAATACGTGGATTCATGCTGTATTGTGGATACCTTATAAGCTGTAAACTTTTCCCAAGACGTAGCAGGTTTTCTAGAGAGAGGAGGTTAAAGTAGAAGGTACTTGAGGAGCTTAATTGTAATAGTGAGGGATTTAACCTGAACAGATATCAGCCTCTTTGACAACCAACAGGATCTACATTTTATGGGTCAACTCTGCATCACAAGCAAACAAATAGCTcagaatatatttgttttacctTCCAAAGATCGCAGAGGCCCTCTGCAATTTTACTatcctgctgcagctccagatCACAGCTCTCCTTCCTGTGTCTCATCAGCAGCTCGAGGTAGACCTAAGGGGAGAGCTAGCTCAGACTCAGCTACAACAAGAATCAATAAAGGcaacaaacaatacaaaaataaataagtaaaacagCCCATCAACTAATTAAAACCCTGGAAAAGTTGAAAGTATTCTAACAGAGGTTTGCTCCTGCAGGTCACTGCGAGCCTGTCCCGGCTCCAGAGCTCGACTCCTCTCACTCATCTGACTCCTCTggagcttcttcttcttggaCTCCTTTTTGCGGCACTTTTCGGTCACCAGCTCCTTTGTCTTCTTTGCGAATTCTGTAACCAAAAACGTAAAACTATAGACAAGCGCGCCTTAATGACTATTCCAAAAAACAATTACAGTTTCAAAAACGAAATGGATGAGCACACAATAGCTGTTAATGAACTAGCTCTAACGCCAGTACCAAATATCAGTTTTAATAATGGCGCAGTGTTCCGTTTAACTGGGCGATTAGTGAAAGCATAACCACTCCGTAGTCTAATTAGATTATCCATATTAATCctgttttttataaataaaaaaatgaatgtgGGTGGaagaataaatgttaaaacgaACAGCAAAAGAGCAggtctgtttaaaatgtaagCTGAGCAGCACAAGATACTTCAAGATAAGAGCTGAAAGACACACATACTACACTGATACATTTATTCTTCTAGGATATGAAGACTTTCTGCATCTTACCCTCAGTGCTCCGCTGAAGCCCTTCAGTCAGAGCGGCCTCAATCGCAGCAACTATCTTTCCCATGGGGTCAAGCTTCGGATTTTCGGCTCCCgccagctgctgcagcctggTGGCAATCAATCCCAGTCTCAGGGTGGTTTCCCGCCGCAGCAAGGCAGGCTGGGACTGAGCGAGCCCCGACAGCTCCTCCCACCACAGCAACCTCTCCAAAGTTCTCTGACAATGGTGAAAGGATTtttcacacatacatacattgcCTAGCCAAAAGTTtccattttgactttttcacatttgttcattcaacaacaaaaaatcctCACTGTATTTTAGTTGGGATGTTTTGTGATTGGCCAGCAGAAGGTGGTGCATCATTATGAAGCGGAGGGaaagtgttttacaaataaaagcctGAAAAGTCCTTAGCATATActccagtgcaaccaactgtCTTCAGAAGTCAAGCAACGTCAAACTGAACATCGCTGCAGCATAATATAAACTACAATCGTACTAAAATATGGCCCTCCATCAAATCTGTCTTGCTGGACTAGGAGAGCGGCTGagaagagaagcagccaggacggcaatggtaactctggaggagctgcagagatccacgtaACAGGTGGAAgaatacataaaatatgttaAGAGACATATACTAAAAGCTTTCGATGTAATAGCAACAGGTGATTCTATTAAGTATTACCTCGGTGGGGCTGAATACAagtgcatgccacacttttcagatttttatttgcatgaaACCCACTGATCGTTTTCCTTACGCTGCACATTAAAGCACTAGCCTGTCTTGGTCTCTGTAAGAAAATTCCCATTATCCTTCATGTTATATTGGAATTCATGAAGTGTGAggttgtaatgtggcaaaatggGAACCGATCAAAAggatataaatacttttgcctGGCGCCGTAGTAATCGGAATCCGACGAGACAAGGACGAGACAAGAAAACGAACGACACACAGATCGAAACATTTTGCCCTACCTTCAGATCAGCTTCCTGTAACATAATCAGGTGCTCCTCCGCTGACAAAAGAGTCTGAACGACAGAGACGATGTCCTCACGCGCTTCTTCGGCAGCGAAGCCGTTTCTCCTCCTCAGCAGAAGCTGGGACAAATCCTCCAATtgtgagctgaaacacttgGACTATGAAGAAACAATAACAGGAGTCACGCTCCTCGGGGTACTTTTAAGTTGTCTAGTAGATGCacaacgcttttttttttttttttttttggggaaattGAGTTTTCCCATACCGTTTGAAGGCAGCGTTCTAGAAGATCTTTCTGAGCTCTCTCAATCTCTTCCAGCGAGCAGGGAGCGTCACGGACCGCCTCTTTGGTGGTTGCCGTCGGCTTCCTCAACTCATTCAGTTTCTTTAAGAGACAAAATAATTCAAACGCAACAAAACGAAGGCATGTGCATTCTTTTCACAAAGTGCCACAGATTTTGAACATCTATGGTACCTTTTCTTGCGTCAGGAGTATATTCTGGGCGAACTCTGCGTCGTTTTTATCTCTTGGAAACCGAGAGCCAAATATAATTTTGAGCATCTGCAGAAAAATCTAACGTGCGCAGAGGAGCGAAGGGGTAAGATACCGCTCCATTATTTGTACATCTTCATCATACCTATGGCCTGGTTAAACAACCATCAAAAGCTCACCAGATACTTTTCTTCCCCAAGCTGAGAGCTGTGCTGTTGTATTTCCTGCAAGGCCAAACAGTAAAGGCTGATCCTGCCTTCGAAGCTGCAAAGACAACAGGCGGGCAACATTAAGCAGGAGGTCGTGTTGCCCCTAACCTTCAGAAGGTGCATGGCCCCTACCCCGTTTGTGCCAGTGCGTGGGGGTAGTGGGAGACTCTGGTGAAACTCTGGTTCTGCAGACTCTTAGGAAGTTCCATGTTGGAGATAAACTGACTGCTGTCATTGTTGTCCTGCTCGTGGCTCAGAGACCCTCtgtcagaggaggaggaggacgactCCTCATTGGGCATCGGTGGCAGCTTCGAGTGCTCATGAAGGGATGGGTTTGAAGCGCCGTCTGCTAAAGGCTGATCAGTTCATgtataaaatgggaaaaaaataagataaaatgtgCATATGTACTGCCATTAAAATGCATGCTATGCCTTGCAAAACCATTCATCCCCCTTGCacgtttttactttttccgTATTGCagccatccatctatccattgtcTATATATTTGTTTCTTGCCACTTCTTCCATAgaggtcagatttgtggagtgcacaatTACCGGCATTAGTGGTCCTCGCAGCTGATTTCTCCACCTGAGCTgatgatctctgcagctcccccagagttaacAAGAGTTGGCTGCCTCTATCTGCCCTGTTTTCTTTTGACAAACAGTATTTAAAGTTATGCCATACATTTTAGATTCTCAAATCGTGGGTTCATCAGTTGTGCTTTGTGAGACGTTTAAGActgggatgttgttttattacctaatcctgctttgaacttctccacaactcTATCACTGACCTCTCTCTGTCTTCCTTGTTGATTAATGTTCTCTTCCCAGACCAGCTGGATTCATACTGACGATAAATCACACGCAGGTTGGACCTGTTATTAATTAGGTGACTGCTGAAGGCAGTAGGTGGCCCTAATGGTTTTAGGGGGATCAGAGGAAATGTGTTTGAATGTAAATCCACAAcatacagatttttatttgttaaaaaaagacaattctTTATGCGCTGCCTTGTGTTGGTTTatgacaaaaatcaataaagaaCATACAAAAGTGCCAATTGAAAAAAGTTTCAAGCGGTCTAAATTTTTTGAGGGTTAATGGTATTTTTTTGAATATATTAtatcaatatttaaaatattgttataCATTATAGTCTATAGATATATCATTCTATAGTGCTGATTTGTACTCATTTTTCTGCAACTAATTTGAAGTCTTTAAAATTTTTTGTCTGACTTTCACTGATCTTGTTCCCTGTGTTGGTGTTCTCCTATTTTACAATCTAGCAACTAATGTG contains:
- the LOC105931847 gene encoding ellis-van Creveld syndrome protein isoform X2, producing the protein MPAAEVSSDCSADVLVSVAESLHVYPGLLAAAAACGGLSGLLAAALLYVFCLKPLLLTRQVYNARRLLEPDVGNVENDQSDCVSSTSRKEGPGGSANDKEKKRPPMNSDVAAFASRAKVVYPINQKYRPLADGASNPSLHEHSKLPPMPNEESSSSSSDRGSLSHEQDNNDSSQFISNMELPKSLQNQSFTRVSHYPHALAQTGFEGRISLYCLALQEIQQHSSQLGEEKYLIFLQMLKIIFGSRFPRDKNDAEFAQNILLTQEKKLNELRKPTATTKEAVRDAPCSLEEIERAQKDLLERCLQTSKCFSSQLEDLSQLLLRRRNGFAAEEAREDIVSVVQTLLSAEEHLIMLQEADLKRTLERLLWWEELSGLAQSQPALLRRETTLRLGLIATRLQQLAGAENPKLDPMGKIVAAIEAALTEGLQRSTEEFAKKTKELVTEKCRKKESKKKKLQRSQMSERSRALEPGQARSDLQEQTSVYLELLMRHRKESCDLELQQDSKIAEGLCDLWKKLRVCWSSKLAEIARDTFLASAPAQMNLTAEHCENLWLDVQQELADQLQQAESTTRQQLEDIRTELEKDQQVWIERMALGQACLKHLGEQHMKIIRAMVARQSYTLSSDTGKLIEKKHEHLLMLVQRSFVVRHFSLHMLKEMRLSKLKVLSQTDFRALLVEDPCKTQPCVDSTLKNSRASLAERHLGPESQLLGNNLQQEFLSELETATELLQSHAQLVLGNALSHAIHRRMEAVPTQSQTSPRHDLSLKQNLNEAAAESVYLTKDSLSALVQTYYSNLRDISSNLQPDQLNLNQEVNKRQDGCSQLNGALQRELVNWGKRPASAEFQQRVVLNKKKLLEQSDLDQEMTFEELRKKKVALDQTMERIKTRLMEAEESFITELAAMARVSVHSADQKSSSEEDNAGDQGAAILDLLALNPALDPALNPSLTPLFATPAVKAKAKKKVESERVSTEIST
- the LOC105931847 gene encoding ellis-van Creveld syndrome protein isoform X1, producing MPAAEVSSDCSADVLVSVAESLHVYPGLLAAAAACGGLSGLLAAALLYVFCLKPLLLTRQQVYNARRLLEPDVGNVENDQSDCVSSTSRKEGPGGSANDKEKKRPPMNSDVAAFASRAKVVYPINQKYRPLADGASNPSLHEHSKLPPMPNEESSSSSSDRGSLSHEQDNNDSSQFISNMELPKSLQNQSFTRVSHYPHALAQTGFEGRISLYCLALQEIQQHSSQLGEEKYLIFLQMLKIIFGSRFPRDKNDAEFAQNILLTQEKKLNELRKPTATTKEAVRDAPCSLEEIERAQKDLLERCLQTSKCFSSQLEDLSQLLLRRRNGFAAEEAREDIVSVVQTLLSAEEHLIMLQEADLKRTLERLLWWEELSGLAQSQPALLRRETTLRLGLIATRLQQLAGAENPKLDPMGKIVAAIEAALTEGLQRSTEEFAKKTKELVTEKCRKKESKKKKLQRSQMSERSRALEPGQARSDLQEQTSVYLELLMRHRKESCDLELQQDSKIAEGLCDLWKKLRVCWSSKLAEIARDTFLASAPAQMNLTAEHCENLWLDVQQELADQLQQAESTTRQQLEDIRTELEKDQQVWIERMALGQACLKHLGEQHMKIIRAMVARQSYTLSSDTGKLIEKKHEHLLMLVQRSFVVRHFSLHMLKEMRLSKLKVLSQTDFRALLVEDPCKTQPCVDSTLKNSRASLAERHLGPESQLLGNNLQQEFLSELETATELLQSHAQLVLGNALSHAIHRRMEAVPTQSQTSPRHDLSLKQNLNEAAAESVYLTKDSLSALVQTYYSNLRDISSNLQPDQLNLNQEVNKRQDGCSQLNGALQRELVNWGKRPASAEFQQRVVLNKKKLLEQSDLDQEMTFEELRKKKVALDQTMERIKTRLMEAEESFITELAAMARVSVHSADQKSSSEEDNAGDQGAAILDLLALNPALDPALNPSLTPLFATPAVKAKAKKKVESERVSTEIST
- the LOC105931847 gene encoding ellis-van Creveld syndrome protein isoform X3, which translates into the protein MPAAEVSSDCSADVLVSVAESLHVYPGLLAAAAACGGLSGLLAAALLYVFCLKPLLLTRQQVYNARRLLEPDVGNVENDQSDCVSSTSRKEGPGGSANDKEKKRPPMNSDVAAFASRAKVVYPINQKYRPLADGASNPSLHEHSKLPPMPNEESSSSSSDRGSLSHEQDNNDSSQFISNMELPKSLQNQSFTRVSHYPHALAQTGFEGRISLYCLALQEIQQHSSQLGEEKYLIFLQMLKIIFGSRFPRDKNDAEFAQNILLTQEKKLNELRKPTATTKEAVRDAPCSLEEIERAQKDLLERCLQTSKCFSSQLEDLSQLLLRRRNGFAAEEAREDIVSVVQTLLSAEEHLIMLQEADLKRTLERLLWWEELSGLAQSQPALLRRETTLRLGLIATRLQQLAGAENPKLDPMGKIVAAIEAALTEGLQRSTEEFAKKTKELVTEKCRKKESKKKKLQRSQMSERSRALEPGQARSDLQEQTSVYLELLMRHRKESCDLELQQDSKIAEGLCDLWKKLRVCWSSKLAEIARDTFLASAPAQMNLTAEHCENLWLDVQQELADQLQQAESTTRQQLEDIRTELEKDQQVWIERMALGQACLKHLGEQHMKIIRAMVARQSYTLSSDTGKLIEKKHEHLLMLVQRSFVVRHFSLHMLKEMRLSKLKVLSQTDFRALLVEDPCKTQPCVDSTLKNSRASLAERHLGPESQLLGNNLQQEFLSELETATELLQSHAQLVLGNALSHAIHRRMEAVPTQSQTSPRHDLSLKVGACLKILRVGLIVFCHNADR